Below is a window of Armatimonadota bacterium DNA.
TGACCAGGTCGCGGTAGCGCTGGGCCCGCTGTTCCGCTTCCTGGACGGTGGCGCACCCCACCTGCTGCAGACGCGCCGCCAGCTCGGCCCGGGCGTCCCGCAGGGCGCGGTCCAGGTCCAGCAGGCGCCGTTCCCGCTCCTGCCGGCGGATCTCCGCCCGCTGGCGTTCGCGCGCGGACCGCGCCAGCTTCCAGGATCCCAGCAGCAGGGCCGCGACTCCCACGCCGGCGGCGGCCGCCGCGGCCAGCGGGCGGGCCAGACCCGCCACCGCCGCCGCGGCGCCGGCGGCGGCCAGGACCGCCCCGGCGCCCAGCGCGATGCGCCAGAGGCGCGCTTCCCGGGCCGGCTCATCGTCGGCCGCGCGCTCGATCTCCCGCCGCAGCATGCCCGCCTCCATCTCCAGAATGGCGGCGCGCTCGGAGAGTTTGCGGGCGGCCGCGACGACGTCGGGCGCGGGCAAGCCGCCAGCGGTGGCGGCTTCCAGTTCACCATCCACGGCGGCGAGGCGGGTCAGCGTGTCCTCGATGGCCCGCACCTGCTCTTCCAGCATGGCCTCCTCGCGGCGCAGGCCCTCCAGCTGCTGCTGCCACGCCACGATCTGGCGGTTGATCTCGAGCAGCGCGCGCTTGCGGGCCAGGTCCTCCGCCACCGCGGTCAGCCGTCTGCGGAGCTCCTGCAGGTCCGCCTGCAGCCGCGCCGCCGCCGCGGCGCTGTCGCGCAGCCGCGCCACCCGGTCCTGCAGATCGTCCACCCGGATCTCCCAGCGACGGAGCTCTCCCGGCTCCCGGGCGGGGGCGCGGACGCCCCGCTCCAAGGCCCGCAGGTGCTGTTCCAGGCGGCGGATGGCGGTGGCCACGTCTTCGCCTCCCCCGCCGACGATCCGCCCCAGTTCCCGGGCGATGCTGGTGATGTGGATCCGCTCCAGCTCGGCCTGGGCCACGTGGGCGGTGGCGTCGAACACCTTGTCGGAGGCCAGGCCCAGCTGGGCCACCAGCCGCTCCTGCACGCTCTTGTGCTGCTCCCAGGTCCGCCCGGCGTCGTCCCGCAAGAGGGTGCGACGCTGGGCGAAGTCCTTGATCAGGGTGTAGTGGCGGCCGTCGATCTCCAGGTCCAGTTCCAGGACCGGGGGGTCGCCCGCTCCCCAGGCGCGGTACCGGTCACGCTCCTGGGCCGAGGTGGTGGCGGGATTGCCGAACAGGGCCGTGTGGATCGCCGCCCGCAGGGAGGACTTGCCCGCCTCGTTGGGGCCCACCACCACGGTGACGCCGCGGGCAAACTCAAAAGGCTCCTCGGGCAGCCCCAGAAAACGTCGGGCGCGCAGGCGGCGGAGGATCACGCCAGTACCTCCCGGCCCTGCAGCAGGGCCACCCCCACCTGCAGCGCTTCCTCGAGGATGGGCCGCTGCGCGTCGTCGGCGGCGGCGAGGCGGTCCCGCATCACCCGCACGAACCGCCCCAGGACGCTGTCGGCAGGCAGGGCGTCCAGCTCCTCGTCGGCGAGCTGGATCTGGGCGCGCCACCGCACCCGCAGCCGGAAGAACCGGTCGGCGTACTCGCGCTCCCAGGCGGCGGGGTCCACCACCCGGTGCACCGGCACCAGGCCGGTGAGGACCACGTCGCACACGGTATCGGCGTCGGCGGCGGCGTCCAGCCGGGCGCGCACGGCGGCGTCGTCGGCGTCCGACAGGTCGATGACCACCCGCCGGTACCGCCGGCGGCCCACCGGCACCGGCCGGACCGCGGCCTGCCCGGGAGCCGCGATGTCCACCCGCAGGACGCAGCCGGGCCCTTCCTGGTCGACCGCCAGCAGCTCGGGGGCCCCGGAGTACCATGCCGCCGTGGGCGGGCCCACCACTTCCTGGGCGGAGTGCCAGTCCCCCAGCGCCAGGTAGTCCAGACCCAGCTCGCGGATCTCCAGGGGGTGGATGACGCCGGGGGTTTCCACCTGTCCGGGCCGGAAGACAGACCCGTGGGTGACCCCGACGGCGACCCGGGTCGTCCGCTGACGCGGCCAGCCCCTGAGGGGGCTGTCGGACCGGCCGGGATCGGCGGACCGGCCCACCACGGTCACGTCCAGCTCGGGCAGGACATGGGTCTGCACCTCCCGCCCGAAGACCATCACGCGCGGCCCCAGCGCGCCCAGGCGGTCGGCGGCGCCGATGCGGCCGTCGGCGCCGACGTCGTGGTTGCCGCCCGCGACCGCCACCCCGATGCCCCGTTCGATCAGCCGCCGGAACTGCCGGACCACCTCGTCCACGGTGGCGGGCGCGGGGCGTGGACTGTCGAACAGGTCGCCGGCGACCAGCACCAGGTGCACCTGGTCGGCCAGGGCCAGATCGACCGCGCGCTCGAGGGCCTGCGCCAGGGCCCGCCGCTGCGACGCCCCCTGGGTTCCCAGGGCGGCGAACGCCCGTCCCAGGTGCACGTCGGCGAGATGCAGCAGGCGGATCATTCGTCCAGCTCCGGATCGCCCGAGGCGGTGTACGGGCAGATGGAGGCAAACGCGCAGTACCGGCATGCCTGGTAGTAGTCGGGCGTGGCCCCGAAGCGGCCTGCGCGGATGCCGGCGGCCACCCGCTCGATGACCTCGGCGGTGCGGGCCATCAGATCCTGGTCGGGGACGGTCGTCCCCACCAGGACACCCCGGGGACCGAGGAAGTGCAGTTCCAGGCGGGTCGGCAGGATCCCGTAGACCTCCCGGTAGGCCAGGGCGTAGATGGCCAGCTGCAGGCTCTCCCGGGCCCGGCGGTCGGCGTCCTTCTGGGCGCGCACGTCCGAGGTTTTGAAGTCAATCAACACCACCTCGTCCCCGCGCAGGTCCACCCGGTCCCATCGCCCCTTGACGCGGGTCAACCCCACCTGGAAAGAGAACGGCGCTTCCACGAACGTGGGGACGTGGCCGGAGGCCTCCTGGAACTCCACAAAGCGGGTCAGTACCTCTTTCCCTTCGGCCAGGCGCTGATCCTCGTGCTCGCGGCTGATGAAGCCCTCGCTGACCCACGCCCGCTCGAAGTGGGCCAGCACGTCCTCCAGGGTCACCGGCTGGCGGCGCGCCCGGCGCCGGTGATACTCGCGGATCGCCTCGTGGATGGCTGAGCCGTAGACCACCCGGTGATCGCGGAGCAGCGGCACCCGCAGGATGTGGGTGTACTTGTACTTCAGGGGGCACAGTTCGTAGTCATCCACCTGCCGGTAGGACAGCAGCAGCGGCTGGTCGGGCGGAAGGACTCCTTCCAGGGACTGCTGGCCCGCCGCCGGCGGAGCGTGGCGGTGGATGGCCTCTGCGGGGGAGGCCGTCATTGCCGCCCCCTCCGGCCGGGGCAGGTCCAGAGCCTCCAGGACGAACCGGCTGACCTTGCGGGGCCGCGCCCCGCCGTAGTCCCGGGCGCTGGTCAGGAACAGTTCCCGCTGGGCGCGGGTCATCCCGACGTAGAACAGCCGCCGCTCCTCCTGCAGGTGGGCGTCGCCGGAAGGCAGGATATCCTTGACCAGCGCGTCGGGCAGCGGGATGGGCTCGCCCCGGTGGCGGGTGGGGAAGCGGTCGGCCACGCAGCTGACCAGGAACACCACCGGGAACTCCAGCCCCTTGGCCTTGTGCACCGTCAGGACGTTGACCGCGTCCTGGTCCAGGTCGGCCTCGGCCACGGCGGGATCGTCGCCGGCCTCGATGAGGTCATCCATGTGCTGGACGAACTCCGGCACCCGGTCGTAGGCGGCGATCTCCCCGTAGCGGGCCACCAGGTCGAAAAAGCGCGCCAGGTTGGCTACCCGGACCTCGTCGTCGGGCAGGCCGCTGGCGGCCAGCCGCCGGATGTAGCCGGTGCGGTTGACCAGGTATTCATACAGGACGCGTCCGGTGGGGTGGTCGACCATCATCCGGCGCATCGCGTCCAGGTCCTCAAGCAGCTTGGCGATGGCGGCGCGGCTTTCCAGGGAGAGTTCCTCGGCCAGCTCGGGGGCGGCGTCCAGGTGGCGGAAGACGTGCTCCAGGGTCCGGTTCTTGCGGTCGGCGTAGCTGAGTGCCCGGGCCATGTCGGTGGCGTCCACCAGGTACAGGGGGGACACGCCCAGGTAGAACAGGCTGAGGTTGTCCTGCGGGCGGGCCAGGACCCGCAGGAAGGCCAGCGCCAGGCGGATCTCCTCCCGGGCATACAACCCCCGGCTGCCGGTGAACCGGTACGGGATGCCCCGCATGTTCAGCGCCCGCAAGAACGGGTCGGCGTCGGCGTTGCTGCGCACCAGGATGGCGACGTCCCGGTACCGCCAGGTTCCCGCCTCCACCTGGCTGGCGATCTGGCGGGCCACCCAGTCGGCCTCGCTGCTGAGGGTATCCAGGTGCACGTGGCGGGGAGGCGTCCCCCCGGGGCGGACCGCCCGCAGGCGCTTGTCCAGCCGGTGGCGGACCTCCAGGCGGTCGGGGTTATTGTGCTGGATGAGCCGGTAGGCGGCGTCCAGGATCGGCTGGGTGGAGCGGTAGTTGGTGGTGAGGACCACCTGGGTGGCGTGGGGGTAGGTGTCCAGGAAGGTGAGGATGTTGCTGATGGCGGCACCCCGGAACTTGTAGATGGACTGGTCGTCGTCGCCCACCACCGTGATGTTCTGGGGGCCGCCGTCGGCCAGCAGGCGCACCAGCTGGAACTGGGCGTAGTTGGTGTCCTGGAATTCGTCCACCAGGATGTAGCGGAACCGCTCCCGGAAGGCCCGCAGAACGGCGGGATGTTCGCGGAACAGCCGGAGGGTCAGGGTGATCAGATCACCGAAGTCCACCAGCCCTTCCCGGGCCAGCAGCTCCTGGTAGCGCTGGTAGGCCAGGGCCAGTTCCATCTGCTGGCGGGCCAGGTCCTGCAGCTCCCGGTCGTGCGGAGCCGCCGCGGCCGATGCGGCCACCCGTTCGGCGAAGGCGCGGTATTCGGCGGGGCTGACGTCCTCATCCTTGGCGCGGGAGAACAGTGTCAGCAGGGCCTCCAGGTGCCGGGTGGGATCGCCCAGAGGGCGGTAGACGTCCAGGGGCAGGTCGAACAGGTGCTGGCGGAGGAAGACCACCTGCTCGGCGCGGGTCAGCACCCGGAAGTCCGGACGCAGGCCCAGAGCCAGGGCGTGCTCCCGCAGGACCCGGTCCCCGAAGGCGTGAAAGGTGCTGATCCACACGTCGGTGTACCCGTAGGGGACCAGGACGTCCACGCGCTCTTCCATCTCGGCGGCGGCCTTGTCGGTGAAGGTGAGGGCCAGGATCTCCGACGGCCGCGCCCGGCGAGTGGCGATGAGCCAGGCGATGCGGCGGGTGATGACCTGGGTCTTGCCGGTGCCGGCCCCGGCCACGATCAGCAGGGGGCCGGTCTCGTGGGTGACCGCCCGCCGCTGCTCGTCGTTGAGGTCGGCCAGGATCCGCTCGACCGGTCCCTCCGCCGGCCGTTCCTCCCCCAGGGCCAGCGTCAGCTGGCCAGACGACGGCGGGTCGGCCAGGCGGGGATCGGTCATGGCGACGGCTCGAGGGCACGGCCGAACAGGTCCCGCAGCACCCGGGCGACGATGCTCGTGGCGAATCCCCGGCGCAGCAGCACGCCGGCCAGGCGCCGGGATGCCACCTCTGCGGGCAATCCCCGGTACCGCCGCAGGCGCGCGGAGGCGACGTGGCGCGCCAGCGTCAGCTCATCCCCGGCGGGCAGAGCCTGGGCCAGGACCGCCTCCACCACGTCCCGGGCCACCCCCCGGGTGGCGAGCTCGTACCGGAGGCGCACGCGGCCCGAGGGGCGCAGGGCCAGCCGATCGCGGACCCAGGCGTCGGCAAACCGCCGGTCGTCTACCAGCCCCCGCGCGCGCAGTTCCCCGATCACGGCGCTGACGGTGGGGTCGGGCAGCCCCCGCCGGAGCAGCCGCTCGCGCAGCTCCCGTTCGCTGCGGGGGCGCACCGCCAGCAGGCGCCGGGCGGCCTCGGAGGCGGCCAGGTGGAGGGACCGCTCCCGCACCGCCCGCAGGAGCGCGTCGTCGATCTCCACCCCGGGGTGCAGGTCCAGGGCGGCGACATCGTCGGCCCGCAGCCGGAACGTCGCCCCGGTGTCCAGGTCCACGCGCACGGACCCTCCGCGGCCCCGGAGCGGACGGACCTGCCTGACCCTCACGGGTGCCCTCCGGACGGGTTAGGTGCGGCCTTTAGCCGGCTCCCGGGCCGGCGGCGCGTCCCGGACCTCGGCGGGGGCGGGCTTGAGCAGCCCCAGCTGCGCCCGCACCCTCCGCTCGATCTCGCGCGCCACCTCCGGGTTGGCCTCCAGGAAGTCGCGGGCGTTGTCCCGCCCCTGGCCCAGCTTCATCTCGCCGAAGGCGAACCACGTGCCGGTGCGCTGGACGATGCCGTGGGCGGTAGCGACGTCCAGGATGCTGGCGGCGCGGGAGATGCCCTGCCCGTAGATGATGTCCACCTCGGCCTCGCGGAACGGCGGGGCCAGCTTGTTCTTGACCACCTTGATCCGGGCCCGCATCCCCCGGATCTCTTCGCCCACCTTGATGTTCTCGGTCCGCCGGATCTCCATGCGCACCGACGCGTAGAACTTCAGGGCGCGCCCGCCGGTGGTGGTCTCGGGGTTGCCGAACATGACGCCGATCTTCTCGCGGATCTGGTTGATGAAGACCACCGTGGTGCGGGAGCGGCTGATGGCGCCGACCAGCTTGCGCAGGGCCTGGGACATCAGGCGGGCCTGCAGGCCCACGTGGGCGTCGCCCATGTCGCCTTCCAGCTCGGCCTTGGGCACCAGGGCGGCCACCGAGTCCACCACGATGACGTCCACCGCCCCGCTGCGGACCAGCATCTCGGCGATCTCCAGCGCCTGCTCGCCCGAGTCCGGCTGGGAGATCAGCAGGCTGTCCACGTCCACCCCCACGGCCCGGGCGTAGTTGGGATCCATGGCGTGCTCGGCGTCGATGAAGGCGGCCACGCCGCCCTCCCGCTGCGCCTCGGCCATGATGTGATAGCCCAGCGTGGTCTTGCCGGAGGACTCCGGCCCGTAGACCTCCACGACCCGTCCTCGGGGGACGCCGCCGACGCCCAGGGCGACGTCCAGGGCCAGGGCCCCGGTGGGGATCACGTCCACGGCCAGGCGGCTGGTGGCCTCCCCCAGCCGCATGATGGAGCCCTTGCCGAACTGCTTTTCGATCTGGGTGAGGGCCAGATCCAGCGCCCGCTGCTTCTCGTTCATCTGCCGGCCTCCCGCCCGCGCCTCTGGGTCCGGCCCTGGCCGGGACGCGGGTCGCATGAGATTACTGATCCCGAGTTCGCGCGCAGTCTACCAAACGTTTGTTCGCTTGTCAATAGCCACCCCGGGCCGACCTCGTCTACTAGTTCTCGTGGGTCTCCAGGCTGACCTCCTCAAGCCGTGTGTATACAGGCCCCTGGGGGGTCAGGGTGCTCTCCATGACGCAGATCGTCCTGACGGTCTGGGTCCCGATCTCGACGTCCCTGTAGCGGGTGAGGGCCCTGACCACGTCCCCCCACTGGCGGGCGTCCCTCACCCGCGCCAGGGTCAGATGGGGCCGGAAGCGGCGGTCCTCGGGGGGAAAGTGGTACCGGGCCAGGCGCTCGTCCAGCCGGCGTGCCAGCGCGTCCAGGTGCTCGGCCCCGTCCTCGACTCCCACCCACACCACCTGCGGACGCTGCAGGCTGGGAAACGCTCCCAGGCGGCGCAGGGTGATGGCAAACGGCGCGACTCCCCGGGCCGCCTCCCGGGTGGCAATCTTGGCCAGCGCGACCTGGGCGGGGGTGATCTCGCCCAGAAAGCGCAGCGTGAAGTGCAGGCTGGCAGGCTTCACCCACCTGATCCGGGCGCCGGCGTCCTCCAGGGCCCGCTGGGCGGCCACCACCGCGTCATGCAGCGCGGGGTCCAGCTCCACGGCGATGAAGATGCGGTGGCGGGGGGTCATCGGCGCAGCAGATGGAGCCGCAGGGCGTTGAGGGCGGCCTGGGAGGCGAGAAAGCGGATGCCCTCCCTACCCGCTTCCGCTCCCAGCTGCAACCGGCGCGTGTCCACGCCCTCCGGGTGGGCCAGGGACAGGAACACCAGCCCCACGGGCTTGTCGGGGGTGCCCCCGGTGGGGCCGGCGATGCCCGTCAGTCCCACGCCCAGGGTGGCCCCCGCCCGCGCGCGCACGGCGGAGGCCATGGCCTCCGCCACCTCGGCGCTGACCGCGCCATGCCGGCGGAGCATCCCGGGGTCGACTCCGAGGTCGCGGACCTTGGCGTCGTTGCTGTAAGCCACGACGCCCAGCAGAAAATAGGCCGAGCTGCCGGGGACCGACGTCAGCCTCTGGCTCACCAGGCCGCCGGTGCAGGACTCCGCCACGGCCACCGTGACCCCCCGCGCGGTCAGCAGCGACGCGGTGACCGCTTCCAGCGTCTGGTCGTCGGTGCCGTAGACCAGGTCGCCCAGGCGCTCGCGGACCAGCGCCTCTCCACGGTCCAGGGCTGCGGCCACATCCTCGGGGCGGCCCTTGGCGGTCAGCCGCAGGTGCACCTCGCCGAGCTTGGCGTAGGGCGCGATGGTGGGCTGGGTGGCGGACAGCAGGTCCTTGATGCGGGCCTCGACCGCCGACTCCCCTTCCCCGGTGACCCGCAGTACCCGGGAGCGGATGACGATCCCGCCGGTGCGCTGGCGCAGCAGGGGCAGCAGGTAGGACTCGACCATGCCCTGCATCTCGTAGGGGACGCCCGGCATGATGACGATGTCGCGCCCGTCGTCCTGGAGGTGAATGCCCGGCGCCGTGCCGCGGGCGTTGGGGATCACCTGGGCGCCGCGGGGCACCAGGGCCTGCTTGTACACCGTCTCGGGCGGGGTGCGCCCGCGCGAGGCGAAGAAGCGGCGGATGTGTTCGGCCACCTCGGGATCGCGGACCAGCTCCCGCCCCAGGGCGGCGGCCACGGCCTCGACGGTCAGGTCGTCTTCGGTGGGCCCCAGGCCGCCCGTCATCACGACGAGGTCGGCCCGGCTCAGGGCCAGCCGCAGCGCCTCCCGGATCCGGGCAGGGTTGTCCCCCACCGTCTGGCGGCAGTGCACGTCCACGCCCACTTCGGCCAGACGCTGCCCCAGGTAGGCGGCATTGGTGTCCACGATCTGGCCCAGCAGCAGCTCGGTGCCGACGGAGATGATCTCTGCGCGCATCTGTCGGTCCTGCGGAATCCGGGATCAGAGACCCGGGATCAGAGAGTACGGCGACTGAGCCGCCACCTACCTGCCCTCCGCGGTGAACGTCTGCTCCCACACCCGCCGGCCGGAGGGAGGCCGGACGGGCCGGCCGTCCACCAGGACCGTCACCGCCGGCGCGTTGCCCACCCGGACCGTGAGGCTGCGCTCGCCGGTCCAGGTGCGACGATCGCCCGCGCGCAGGAAGCCGGTGAAGACTTCCCGGCCGTCGGCCAGGACCCGCAGCCACGACAGGCCCACGGCCTGCACCGTCACCTCCACGCCGGACGACGGCGGGCGGATGACCGGCGCGGGCTCGGGTGCGGCCGGCGCGGGCGCCGGTGGCCGGGGGGCAGGCTCCGGCGCGGGCCGGGGCGGCTCTCCCACCGCCGCGGGGACCGGGGTCTGGAACTGGCGCAGCTGCTGGTAGCCGATGTATGCGAGGACGCCCACGACGGTCAGCACGATGACAGAGGCCGTCAGGAGGATCCGCCGCAGCCGCGAGGGCCGCGTGGCCGGGCGGATGGGGACTTCCGCCTGCACCGGCCCGATCAGGGGAGGCGCCGGCCCGCCGAGCACCTGCGCGGTCTCCGCCAGCAGGTCGTCGGGATCCAGCCCCAGCGCGCGGGCGTAGGCCCGCAGGTACCCGCGGGCGTACGCTCTGCCGGGCAGGCGGTCGAACTGCTCCTCTTCCAGAGCCTGCAGGTAGCCGGCGCGGATGCGGGTCTGGGCGGAGGCGGCGGCCAGCGAGAGGCCCCGCGCCTCGCGCGCGGCGCGCAGGCGCTCGCCGATCCCCAGCGGCTTGCGGGGGGACGGGGCGGGTTCGGGCACGGTCTCCCTCTTCCACCGGCCCGCCACCCTCTCCTCCGCCGCTCGATCGGCGGTCAGCCGGCGAGGGCTGTGGCGATCTCGGCGGCCAGCGCCGCGTTGGCCCGCAGAAGCGCCAGGTTCGCCCGCAGCGACCTCCCGCCGGTCAGCTCGGCCAGCGCCGCCAGGAGAAAGGGCGTGAGGTCGCCCCCGCGGACGCCCGCGGCCTCCGCCTTCCGGACGGCCGCCGCGACCGCCTGCTCCACCTCCTCGGATGTCAGGGCGTCCTGGGCGGGCACGGGCTGGGCCACCACCAGGGCGCTGCGCCGTCCCAGCGCGCGGTGGGCCCGCCAGATGGCCGCGGCCTGCGCGGGCGAGTCGATGCGGGCCGGCGCCGGCAGGCCGCTGTCCGGAGCGTAGAAGTAGGGGAACCGGTCGGTGCGGTAGGCCACCACCGTGACACCGGCGGTGTCCAGGTACTCCAGGGTCCGGGCCACGTCGCAGATGGCCTTGGCCCCGGAGCAGACCACCACCACCGGGTGCGCGGCCAGAGCCCCCAGGTCAGCCGAGATGTCCCCGGTGCGCTCGGCACCCAGGTGCACTCCGCCGATGCCGCCGGTGCTTACCACCTGGATGCCCACGCGCTCGGCCACGATCACGGTGGCGGAGACGGTAGTGCCACCGCAGGCTTCCCGGGCCACCGCCACCGGCAGATCCCGGGCGGCGACCTTCATCACCCCGGGGCGCAGCAGCCGGGCGAGGTCCTCCCCGGAGGCGCCCACGCGGATCCGGCCGTCCACCACCGCGATCACCGCGGGGACGGCGCCGCCGTCCCGTACCGCCTGGTGCATCCGGGCGGCGGAGTGCAGCGCCAGGTCGCCCGGCAGGCCGTGGGAGATCACCGCGGACTCCAGGGCCACCACCGGCTGCCCGGCGGCCAGGGCCCGGTCCACATCGGCCGAGACGTCAAGGGGAGGCGGCCAGTCCGGCATGGGCGCGCAGGGCGGCCAGGTTGAGTTCGGGATGGGTGCTGCCTTCCACGGTCACCGTCACCGCGCCGGCGGCAGCGGCCAGGGCCGCCGCCTCGCGCTCGGGCAGGCCAGACAGCAGCGCGTAGACGACGACCGCGGCCACCGCGTCTCCCGCCCCGGTGGGGTCGGCGACGGTCACGGGCGGCGCGGGCGCGCGGTGGACATCCTGTCCGGCCCACATCACGCCGTCTTCTCCCACCGTCACCACCACGGTGCGGGGTCCGCGCTCCCGCAGGACCGCCGCCGCCCGGGCGGCGTCCTCGGTCCCGGCCAGGACCGCCGCCTCGCGGGCGCTGCAGACCAGCGCATCCGCCCGGGACAGGTGCGGGAGCAGCCGCCCGGCCTTGGCGGGGGAGACCGCCAGCAGGCACAACATCCCCCGCCGCGGCAGTTCCACGGCGGCCGCCAGCGTCGGCGGCGACAGGTTGGCATCGGCGACCAGAACGCGGGCGGTGCGCACCGCGGCTGCCTGGGGACGCAGGTGCTCCGGAGTGAGGGCTTCCGCCGCCACCATCTGCGACACCGCGTACAGTACCCGTCCGCCCGACATCACCGCCACGTAGGCGTTGGGCCGGGCGTCCACGGCCACCACCCCGGAAACGTCCACGCCGGCGCGGGCTGTAGCCGCGACCACCTGGTCGGACAGCGGGTCCGATCCCACCCCCGCCACCAGCCGGACCGGCACGCCCAGCCGCGCCAGGTTCTCGGCCACGTTGCGTGCGGCGCCTCCCGCTCCCAGGCGCACGCGGCCCGGCGTGCTCACGCCTGCGGGCAACGGGTCGGCCGCCGCCACCACGTCGGCGTTGCACCCGCCCACGACCACCACGGCCGGCGGATGTCCCTTCCGCCGGTTGCTATCCGGGCGGGACGGGCGGGGATCCATCGTCGTGGGTCATTCGGCGCGGTGTCCGGACTTCCCCGCCATCCGCCCTCGCAGGTATTGGGCATCCCCGCGCCGTAGTGGGGAGGTGGTGCAGCTCCGCTGCCCCAATCCGGACTGCCCACGGGAGGGACGACGCGATGAGGTCACGACTGTGGCTGTTGCTCCTCCTGCTCGCGGGTGCGTCGCTGGTCGCCCAGGCCCTGCCGCCCCGGGCGGCCCAGGCGGCGCCCCGGACGTTCAAGATCGCCGTGGTGTCCGACGTGGGAGGTCGCGGGGACCTCTCCTTCAACGATATGGCCTTCAAGGGAGGCGAGGACGCCGAGCGGGACTTTGGCGTCCAGATGGTGGAGCTGGTCAGCAAGGTGGAAGCCGATTACGTGCCCAACCTCACCACCGCCGCCCGGGACCCCCAGGTTCAGCTGATCGTGGGGGTGGGCTTCCTGCTCAGCGACGCTCTGGCCCAGGTGGCCCGGCGCTTCCCCCAGAAGAACTTCGTGGGGATTGATACGTTCGCCCAGTCCATCGTCAAGGAGAAGTTCCCCGCCCAGTACCCGCTGCCCAACCTGATGGACATCGTCTACGAGGAACACAAGGGCAGCGCGCTGGTGGGAGCCCTGGGCGCGCTGCTGGCGGCCCAGTACAACAAGCCGCACATCGGCGGGGTCTTCGGCATCGAGATCCCCGTCCTGTGGAAGTTTGAGATCGGCTACAAGTGGGGCGCCCGGTGGGCCGCCCTGTGGCTGCAGAAGGGCAAGCCGGACAAGGTCTTCAAGTACCACAAGGACTTCGTCCTGTGGACCTACACCGGCACCTTCAGCGACATCCCCAAGGGCTACGCCGCCGCCAAGGCCATGTACGCCAAGGACGCGGTGGCGGTCTACAACATTGCCGGCCCCCTGGGGCTGGGCATCAACCAGGCCGTGCAGGAGATCGCCCGGGCCCAGGGGCTGCGCATGGGGCCGCCGTTCTGGATCGGCGTGGACGCCAACCAGGACTGGATCAACCCCGGCTTCGTCATCGCCAGCATGATGAAGCGCGTGGACCGGGGCGTGTACTACGCCACCAAGTTCGTCCGGGACGGGCGGTTCCGGGATCTGGTCAAGCAGACCAACGGCGTGCTGACCCTGGGCATCGGGACCAAGGTGGCCGGGGAGCTGACCGAAGGGATCTCGATCAGCACCCTCGATGATCTGGACGAGTTCGTGCAGATGGGCGTGCGGGCGGAGAAGCTGACCGGCAAGAAGGTCCTGCCGGCGCCGCCCGACCAGATCCGGGCCCGGGTCAAAGCCATGCGGGACGCCCAGCCGGCGTGGATCTGGAACGCGGTGGCCGAACTGGAGCGCAAGGTCCGCAATGGCGAGGTGACTGTGCCGCTGGTCGTCACCAAGCCCGACATCGAGAAGTGGCGCAACGAGCTGGGGTCCGCCCCCCTCTTCCGGCCGGCGGCGGGCCTCCCGGTGGGCGCTCCCTGATCGATCCGCGCGGGCCGATGGCGCACGGGGCAGGCCGGACGGGCGGTTTGCCGGACCGGCCTGCCCCGCCGTGTGTGGGGATGGGCGGGCGGGGCGCGGAGGGGTGATGGACCAGGCCCCCCGCATCGAGATGCGGGCCATCCACAAGGTCTACCCCGACGGGACCGTGGCTCTGCGGGGGGTGGACTTCACCCTGGAGCCGGGGGAGATCGTCGCCCTGCTCGGCGAGAACGGGGCCGGCAAGACCACCCTGATGAAGATCCTCTCGGGCCTGCTGCGCCCCACCCGCGGGCAGATCGTGGTGGACGGGCGGCCGGTGCAGTTCGCCAACCCCTCCGACGCGCTGCGGGAGGGGATCGGCATGGTCCACCAGGCGTTCACCCTGGTGCCCCCCTTCA
It encodes the following:
- a CDS encoding ATP-dependent DNA helicase; this translates as MTDPRLADPPSSGQLTLALGEERPAEGPVERILADLNDEQRRAVTHETGPLLIVAGAGTGKTQVITRRIAWLIATRRARPSEILALTFTDKAAAEMEERVDVLVPYGYTDVWISTFHAFGDRVLREHALALGLRPDFRVLTRAEQVVFLRQHLFDLPLDVYRPLGDPTRHLEALLTLFSRAKDEDVSPAEYRAFAERVAASAAAAPHDRELQDLARQQMELALAYQRYQELLAREGLVDFGDLITLTLRLFREHPAVLRAFRERFRYILVDEFQDTNYAQFQLVRLLADGGPQNITVVGDDDQSIYKFRGAAISNILTFLDTYPHATQVVLTTNYRSTQPILDAAYRLIQHNNPDRLEVRHRLDKRLRAVRPGGTPPRHVHLDTLSSEADWVARQIASQVEAGTWRYRDVAILVRSNADADPFLRALNMRGIPYRFTGSRGLYAREEIRLALAFLRVLARPQDNLSLFYLGVSPLYLVDATDMARALSYADRKNRTLEHVFRHLDAAPELAEELSLESRAAIAKLLEDLDAMRRMMVDHPTGRVLYEYLVNRTGYIRRLAASGLPDDEVRVANLARFFDLVARYGEIAAYDRVPEFVQHMDDLIEAGDDPAVAEADLDQDAVNVLTVHKAKGLEFPVVFLVSCVADRFPTRHRGEPIPLPDALVKDILPSGDAHLQEERRLFYVGMTRAQRELFLTSARDYGGARPRKVSRFVLEALDLPRPEGAAMTASPAEAIHRHAPPAAGQQSLEGVLPPDQPLLLSYRQVDDYELCPLKYKYTHILRVPLLRDHRVVYGSAIHEAIREYHRRRARRQPVTLEDVLAHFERAWVSEGFISREHEDQRLAEGKEVLTRFVEFQEASGHVPTFVEAPFSFQVGLTRVKGRWDRVDLRGDEVVLIDFKTSDVRAQKDADRRARESLQLAIYALAYREVYGILPTRLELHFLGPRGVLVGTTVPDQDLMARTAEVIERVAAGIRAGRFGATPDYYQACRYCAFASICPYTASGDPELDE
- a CDS encoding DNA repair exonuclease — translated: MIRLLHLADVHLGRAFAALGTQGASQRRALAQALERAVDLALADQVHLVLVAGDLFDSPRPAPATVDEVVRQFRRLIERGIGVAVAGGNHDVGADGRIGAADRLGALGPRVMVFGREVQTHVLPELDVTVVGRSADPGRSDSPLRGWPRQRTTRVAVGVTHGSVFRPGQVETPGVIHPLEIRELGLDYLALGDWHSAQEVVGPPTAAWYSGAPELLAVDQEGPGCVLRVDIAAPGQAAVRPVPVGRRRYRRVVIDLSDADDAAVRARLDAAADADTVCDVVLTGLVPVHRVVDPAAWEREYADRFFRLRVRWRAQIQLADEELDALPADSVLGRFVRVMRDRLAAADDAQRPILEEALQVGVALLQGREVLA
- a CDS encoding AAA family ATPase; translation: MILRRLRARRFLGLPEEPFEFARGVTVVVGPNEAGKSSLRAAIHTALFGNPATTSAQERDRYRAWGAGDPPVLELDLEIDGRHYTLIKDFAQRRTLLRDDAGRTWEQHKSVQERLVAQLGLASDKVFDATAHVAQAELERIHITSIARELGRIVGGGGEDVATAIRRLEQHLRALERGVRAPAREPGELRRWEIRVDDLQDRVARLRDSAAAAARLQADLQELRRRLTAVAEDLARKRALLEINRQIVAWQQQLEGLRREEAMLEEQVRAIEDTLTRLAAVDGELEAATAGGLPAPDVVAAARKLSERAAILEMEAGMLRREIERAADDEPAREARLWRIALGAGAVLAAAGAAAAVAGLARPLAAAAAAGVGVAALLLGSWKLARSARERQRAEIRRQERERRLLDLDRALRDARAELAARLQQVGCATVQEAEQRAQRYRDLVTTRAQLVQFLQELRAGRTDEEITARWATVRRDAFALQEQLRSPDVVSRRLTPLELTSLEQEVRRLEQAAAEMQDAERRLLVELERHAVESDALAAAEEELAEARDCLERLRHRHAVYTAALEGLMDARRQAQVPLREVMERQAGEYLRVLSGGRYDRLAVDQDTLTLSVWSPDAGGWVEAREPALSRGTVDLVYLAARLALVDVLAGGRRPPLLFDDPFITFDEERRALAARLLRTLAASYQVVLFTCTRHFDAVADRLLVLPPRSGAAAPAAEPAPAAVGPLWEQPLDG